One window of Flavobacterium ammonificans genomic DNA carries:
- a CDS encoding DUF433 domain-containing protein: MVDYKSYIEMNANVRFGKPTIIGTRITVFDILSWLANGMTTDEIVEDFPELNETQIKACLAYAADREHKIQIAS; the protein is encoded by the coding sequence ATGGTTGATTATAAATCCTATATAGAAATGAATGCTAACGTAAGATTCGGAAAACCAACTATAATCGGTACCCGAATTACGGTTTTTGATATTTTAAGTTGGCTAGCCAATGGAATGACTACAGACGAGATTGTAGAAGATTTTCCAGAATTAAATGAAACTCAAATCAAAGCTTGTCTTGCTTATGCAGCTGACAGAGAACATAAAATTCAAATTGCATCGTGA
- a CDS encoding DUF5615 family PIN-like protein produces the protein MNLLFDQNISFRIIGKISSLFPKAKQVRQLGIENYSDIEIWKFAKENHYTIVTFDADFFDLSNFRGHPPKIIWLRFGNTKTDFLAEVINSKSSIIQDFILSEAYSAISCLEIK, from the coding sequence GTGAATTTGTTGTTCGACCAAAATATCTCTTTCCGAATAATAGGGAAAATCAGTTCCTTATTTCCAAAAGCTAAACAAGTTAGGCAATTAGGAATTGAAAATTATTCTGATATTGAGATTTGGAAATTTGCAAAAGAAAACCACTACACTATTGTTACTTTTGATGCCGATTTTTTTGATTTATCAAATTTCAGAGGACATCCGCCCAAAATTATTTGGTTGCGTTTCGGAAACACAAAAACAGATTTTCTTGCAGAAGTAATCAACTCAAAAAGTTCTATTATCCAAGATTTCATTCTATCTGAAGCTTATTCAGCAATTTCTTGCTTAGAAATCAAATAA
- the coaD gene encoding pantetheine-phosphate adenylyltransferase: protein MRKAIFPGSFDPITLGHEDIINRALPLFDEIVIAIGVNADKKYMFSLEERKRFIEETFKNEPKISVITYEGLTIDLCHKINANFILRGLRNPADFEFEKAIAHTNRRLSKIETVFLLTAAKTSYISSSIVRDVIRNHGEYELLVPEAVRVL from the coding sequence ATGAGAAAAGCTATATTTCCAGGTTCATTTGACCCGATTACCTTAGGTCACGAAGACATCATCAACAGAGCCTTGCCTTTGTTTGATGAAATTGTGATTGCAATTGGAGTCAACGCCGATAAAAAATACATGTTTTCATTAGAAGAAAGAAAACGTTTTATTGAAGAGACTTTCAAAAACGAACCTAAAATTTCGGTGATTACCTACGAAGGTTTGACGATTGATTTGTGTCATAAAATCAATGCTAACTTCATTTTACGCGGTTTGCGTAACCCTGCCGATTTCGAATTTGAAAAAGCCATTGCACACACCAACAGACGTTTATCTAAAATCGAAACTGTCTTTTTATTAACGGCTGCTAAAACTTCGTACATCAGTTCGAGCATTGTTCGTGATGTGATTCGTAATCACGGCGAATACGAGCTATTAGTTCCTGAAGCCGTTCGAGTACTATAG
- a CDS encoding PhnA domain-containing protein, giving the protein MSLDRELNKRSGGQCELCAATENLKVYTVLPTQKGGIDESVFACATCIDQIENPDNVDLNHWRCLNDSMWSEQTAVQVVAWRMLSRMRAAGWPQELLDMMYLDEDTLTWAQATGEGEEDENKIIHRDSNGVILEHGDSVVLIKDLKVKGSSMVAKQGTAVRNIRLDHENAEYIEGKVDGQQIVIITQYVKKI; this is encoded by the coding sequence ATGAGTTTAGATAGAGAATTAAACAAACGTAGTGGCGGTCAATGTGAATTGTGTGCTGCTACTGAAAACTTAAAAGTATATACCGTTTTACCTACTCAAAAAGGCGGAATTGACGAAAGCGTTTTTGCATGTGCTACATGTATTGACCAAATTGAAAATCCAGATAATGTTGATTTAAACCACTGGCGTTGTTTGAACGACAGCATGTGGAGCGAACAAACCGCAGTTCAGGTTGTGGCTTGGAGAATGTTAAGCCGTATGCGTGCAGCGGGTTGGCCACAAGAATTATTAGACATGATGTACCTTGACGAAGATACTTTAACTTGGGCGCAAGCCACCGGCGAAGGAGAAGAAGACGAAAACAAAATCATCCACCGCGATAGTAATGGTGTTATTTTGGAACACGGAGATTCTGTAGTTTTAATCAAAGACTTGAAAGTTAAAGGGTCAAGTATGGTGGCTAAACAAGGAACTGCAGTGCGTAACATTCGTTTGGATCACGAAAATGCAGAATACATTGAAGGAAAAGTTGATGGTCAACAAATTGTAATCATCACACAATACGTGAAGAAAATATAA
- a CDS encoding DEAD/DEAH box helicase: protein MNTKHHSNNILFNLGIESLNEMQEVAQDAILNDNNVLLLSPTGSGKTLAFLLPIFELLQPEILSVQCLILVPSRELGLQIEQVWKKMGTDYKVNTCYGGHSIDTEIKNLSNPPAVLIGTPGRIADHIDRGTFRVDKIQTLILDEFDKSLQLGFHEQMSFIIGKLTKLNKRVLVSATSDIEIPKYTRVVNPTVLDFIPETQEENNLSMKMVVSKEKDKINTLFQLICTLKSQAAIIFCNHRDAAERISDTLNTKGIYATYYHGGMDQDERERALIQFRNGSVSYLITTDLAARGLDIPEMKHVIHYHLPLKEDEFTHRNGRTARMQASGTAYIIAHESEKKMEYLDYGMDVLKVDSASVLPKPPEFQTIYISGGKKNKLNKIDIVGFFSQKGKLEKGDLGLIEVKDFISFAAVKFNKVKDLLHNVRDEKMKGKKFKIEVARKVIKKEE, encoded by the coding sequence ATGAATACAAAACACCATTCTAACAATATCCTTTTTAATTTAGGCATTGAAAGTCTAAATGAAATGCAAGAAGTAGCCCAAGACGCTATTCTAAACGATAACAATGTTTTATTGCTTTCGCCAACGGGTTCCGGAAAAACATTGGCTTTTTTATTGCCAATTTTCGAATTATTACAACCCGAAATTCTTTCAGTGCAATGTTTAATTTTAGTTCCTTCTCGTGAGTTGGGTTTGCAAATAGAACAGGTTTGGAAAAAAATGGGTACGGATTATAAAGTAAATACCTGTTATGGTGGTCACTCTATTGATACAGAAATCAAAAACTTAAGTAATCCGCCAGCGGTGCTGATTGGAACTCCAGGTCGAATCGCTGATCATATTGACCGAGGTACTTTCCGAGTGGATAAAATTCAAACTTTGATTTTAGATGAATTTGATAAATCCTTACAATTAGGGTTTCACGAACAGATGTCGTTTATCATTGGCAAATTAACCAAACTAAACAAACGCGTTTTGGTATCGGCTACTTCCGATATTGAAATTCCAAAATACACTCGAGTTGTCAATCCTACGGTTTTGGATTTTATTCCCGAAACACAAGAGGAGAATAACTTAAGTATGAAAATGGTAGTTTCTAAAGAGAAAGATAAAATCAATACTTTGTTTCAATTGATATGTACGTTGAAATCGCAAGCTGCGATTATTTTTTGTAATCATCGTGATGCGGCTGAACGCATTAGCGACACTTTAAATACTAAAGGAATCTATGCGACTTACTATCATGGCGGAATGGATCAGGACGAACGAGAACGAGCTTTAATTCAGTTTAGAAATGGAAGTGTGAGCTATTTAATCACTACTGATTTAGCGGCACGTGGATTGGACATTCCAGAGATGAAACACGTAATCCATTATCATTTGCCTTTGAAAGAAGACGAATTTACACACCGAAATGGGCGTACGGCTCGTATGCAAGCTTCGGGAACGGCTTACATTATTGCACATGAATCAGAGAAAAAAATGGAGTATTTGGATTATGGTATGGACGTACTGAAAGTAGATTCGGCTTCGGTTTTACCCAAACCACCTGAATTCCAAACGATTTACATTAGCGGTGGAAAGAAAAACAAACTGAATAAGATTGATATTGTAGGTTTCTTTTCTCAAAAAGGGAAATTAGAAAAAGGGGATTTAGGATTGATTGAAGTCAAAGATTTCATTTCGTTTGCAGCAGTCAAATTCAACAAAGTGAAAGATTTACTTCATAACGTGAGAGACGAAAAAATGAAAGGGAAGAAGTTCAAAATTGAAGTCGCTCGAAAAGTGATTAAGAAAGAAGAATAA
- a CDS encoding M14 family metallopeptidase: MRFLTILLFLCSLTILAQKQTKYDTFFEKGNGNQSATYQETIAYFQLLANDFETIDIKTMGLTDSGEPLHMVTFNSDATFDFETIQKNKAVVLINNGIHAGEPDGIDASMQFFRDLALGKIKAPKNTVIVCIPVYNIGGALNRNSSTRANQNGPEEYGFRGNARNYDLNRDFIKSDTRNTKSFVEIFHTTNPDVFIDNHVSNGSDYQYKLTYIMTEPSKLGSVLGSYLRKEMMPSLVSDLQKKKIETTPYVNTFHETPDQGFAQFFDSPRYTTGYTSLFNSIGFVVETHMLKKYADRVKVTYEFMKSTLEFTDANYSKIKQIRKDNEAQFQPNKNYTLQWEVDKNIQEPFTFLGYEAGYKKSEATTGKRLYYDRSKPFKKEVPFFPQYKSVKDITIPKAYVIPRGFWTLIELMKSNGVVCQTIQKDTIIEVESYRIIDFKTTTSAYEGHYNHRNTVVNSKTEKRAFAKGDYIIPTQQKGIKYILETLEPEAVDSYFNWNFFDPILQQKEGYSDYVFEDTAAQLLKDNPKLKSDLEAKKQKEPEFLNNPKAQLDWIYKQSMYYEKAHLNYPVFRITK, encoded by the coding sequence ATGAGATTTCTAACGATACTTTTATTCCTGTGTTCCTTGACTATTTTGGCACAAAAACAAACGAAATACGATACTTTTTTTGAAAAAGGAAACGGCAATCAATCGGCAACTTACCAAGAGACAATTGCTTATTTTCAATTATTGGCAAATGATTTTGAAACCATCGATATAAAAACAATGGGCTTAACCGACAGTGGCGAACCTTTGCACATGGTTACCTTCAATTCGGATGCCACTTTTGACTTTGAGACTATTCAAAAAAACAAAGCCGTAGTATTAATCAACAACGGAATCCACGCAGGCGAACCTGACGGAATTGATGCTTCGATGCAGTTTTTTAGAGATTTGGCTTTAGGCAAAATAAAAGCGCCTAAAAACACTGTAATCGTGTGTATTCCGGTTTACAATATTGGCGGTGCATTGAACCGAAACAGTTCCACCAGAGCCAATCAAAACGGACCAGAAGAATATGGTTTTAGAGGTAATGCTCGTAATTATGATTTGAATCGGGATTTCATTAAATCGGATACGAGAAATACTAAAAGTTTTGTGGAAATTTTCCATACCACTAATCCAGATGTGTTTATTGACAACCACGTGAGTAATGGTTCAGATTACCAATACAAACTGACTTACATCATGACCGAACCGAGTAAATTAGGTTCTGTTTTAGGTTCGTATTTAAGAAAAGAAATGATGCCCAGCTTGGTTTCGGATTTACAAAAGAAAAAAATCGAAACGACTCCTTATGTCAATACCTTTCACGAAACACCTGACCAAGGATTTGCTCAATTTTTTGACAGTCCGCGCTACACAACTGGCTATACTTCCCTATTCAATTCCATTGGATTTGTAGTAGAAACGCATATGCTAAAAAAATACGCAGATCGTGTCAAAGTCACCTACGAATTCATGAAATCTACTTTAGAATTCACCGATGCAAATTATTCCAAAATAAAGCAGATTAGAAAAGACAACGAAGCGCAATTTCAACCCAACAAAAACTACACTTTACAGTGGGAAGTGGACAAAAATATTCAAGAACCCTTCACTTTTTTAGGCTATGAAGCGGGTTATAAAAAAAGTGAAGCCACTACAGGCAAACGTTTGTATTACGACCGAAGCAAACCCTTCAAAAAAGAAGTACCTTTCTTTCCGCAATACAAGTCAGTCAAAGACATAACCATTCCAAAAGCTTATGTCATTCCGCGTGGTTTTTGGACTTTGATTGAACTTATGAAAAGTAATGGAGTTGTATGTCAAACTATTCAAAAAGATACGATTATTGAAGTAGAAAGTTACCGAATTATTGATTTCAAAACTACAACTTCGGCTTACGAAGGACATTACAATCACCGAAACACAGTGGTCAACTCAAAGACCGAAAAAAGAGCTTTCGCAAAAGGAGATTATATTATTCCAACCCAACAAAAAGGCATTAAATACATTTTGGAAACATTAGAGCCAGAAGCCGTTGATTCGTATTTCAATTGGAATTTCTTCGATCCCATTTTACAACAAAAAGAAGGCTATTCCGATTATGTATTTGAAGATACTGCAGCACAATTGTTAAAAGACAATCCGAAATTAAAAAGTGATTTGGAGGCAAAAAAACAAAAGGAACCCGAATTCCTGAACAATCCTAAAGCGCAATTGGATTGGATTTACAAGCAATCTATGTATTACGAAAAAGCGCATTTGAACTATCCTGTGTTCAGAATAACTAAATAA
- a CDS encoding NUDIX hydrolase encodes MYKVFVNDKPLFLTNHISKETDFQLFLLESIDIEQLIVKIFQNKIQKAYLYHPDEKEILKTLKEKIPVNKAGGGLVYNKKGEVLFIFRNGKWDLPKGGTNKGEEIEDTAMREVEEETGVGKLKVTKKLQKTYHVFKRNGKYRLKITHWFEMTSDYDGTLVGQAEEGIEKVAWLSPIQIKEALKNSYENIKLLFEEEKLP; translated from the coding sequence ATGTATAAAGTTTTTGTGAACGACAAACCACTTTTTTTAACAAATCATATCTCTAAGGAGACCGATTTCCAATTGTTTTTGTTAGAAAGTATTGACATCGAACAGCTTATTGTAAAAATATTTCAAAATAAAATTCAAAAAGCCTATTTGTATCATCCCGATGAAAAGGAAATTTTGAAAACTTTAAAAGAAAAAATACCTGTAAATAAAGCGGGTGGTGGCTTGGTTTACAATAAAAAAGGGGAGGTGCTTTTTATTTTTAGAAATGGAAAGTGGGATTTGCCTAAAGGCGGAACAAATAAAGGAGAAGAAATTGAGGACACTGCTATGCGCGAAGTCGAAGAAGAAACAGGAGTTGGAAAACTTAAAGTGACTAAAAAGCTTCAGAAAACCTATCATGTTTTTAAACGCAACGGCAAGTACCGACTTAAAATCACGCATTGGTTTGAAATGACTTCTGATTATGATGGGACATTGGTGGGCCAAGCCGAAGAAGGAATTGAAAAAGTAGCTTGGTTGAGTCCAATACAAATTAAAGAGGCTTTGAAGAACTCCTATGAAAATATCAAATTATTATTTGAAGAAGAAAAGCTCCCGTAA
- the pyrE gene encoding orotate phosphoribosyltransferase, with protein sequence MIFNKETAEKTAELLLQINAIKLNPKNPFTWASGWKSPIYCDNRLILSFPAIRNYVRDEFAKNIEKQFGKPDVIAGVATGAIGIGILVAESMGLPFVYVRPEPKKHGRQNQVEGFLQKGQNVVVVEDLISTGNSSLLAVEALKEAGANIKGMAAIFTYGFDVAEQNFKNANVELYTLSNYKNLLNLAVAKTYITEEEEQTLSEWNVNPSTWNV encoded by the coding sequence ATGATTTTTAATAAAGAAACAGCCGAAAAAACAGCCGAATTGCTTTTGCAAATAAATGCAATTAAATTGAATCCAAAAAATCCATTCACTTGGGCTTCTGGATGGAAATCGCCAATCTATTGCGACAACCGCTTAATCCTTTCATTTCCAGCCATCCGAAATTATGTTCGCGATGAGTTTGCCAAAAATATTGAAAAACAATTTGGTAAACCCGACGTAATTGCAGGAGTAGCAACTGGAGCTATTGGAATTGGTATTCTTGTTGCAGAAAGTATGGGATTGCCTTTTGTATATGTTCGTCCTGAACCAAAAAAGCACGGAAGACAAAACCAAGTAGAAGGTTTTTTACAAAAAGGTCAAAATGTGGTTGTGGTAGAAGACTTAATTAGTACTGGAAACAGTAGCTTACTTGCTGTTGAAGCTTTAAAAGAAGCGGGAGCTAATATCAAAGGAATGGCTGCAATTTTTACTTATGGGTTTGATGTTGCTGAACAAAATTTCAAAAATGCCAATGTAGAGCTTTACACTTTAAGTAATTATAAAAACTTATTGAACTTGGCTGTTGCCAAAACCTATATCACTGAAGAAGAAGAACAAACTTTGAGCGAATGGAACGTGAATCCTTCGACTTGGAATGTATAA
- a CDS encoding SRPBCC family protein encodes MNLESPKVSVQKSAQNLFDLLSDVKNFEQLMPENIAKFEVIGADAFIFGLKGMPEIKLVIKEKVAPNKLVLGAASDKLPFTLTASIDAVSDTSSDIKLDFEGDFNPMMAMMIKGPIQKFIETLAENMHKL; translated from the coding sequence ATGAATTTAGAAAGCCCAAAAGTTAGCGTTCAAAAATCAGCTCAAAATCTATTTGATTTGTTGTCTGATGTAAAAAACTTTGAACAATTAATGCCTGAAAATATTGCAAAATTTGAAGTGATTGGCGCTGATGCTTTTATTTTTGGTTTAAAAGGAATGCCTGAAATCAAATTAGTCATTAAAGAAAAAGTAGCTCCAAATAAACTCGTTTTAGGTGCAGCAAGTGACAAACTACCTTTTACTTTAACAGCTTCAATTGACGCTGTTAGTGATACTAGTTCAGACATAAAATTAGATTTCGAAGGGGATTTCAACCCAATGATGGCAATGATGATTAAAGGTCCTATCCAAAAATTCATTGAAACTTTGGCAGAGAATATGCACAAACTATAA
- a CDS encoding biotin--[acetyl-CoA-carboxylase] ligase, with translation MKLIKLDAIDSTNDFLKGISAQQDPENFTVVTAENQTKGKGQMGAVWNSEVGKNLIMSVLVKDFLIEINEIFNLNIAVSLAVITTLKKNNIPDLSIKWPNDILSANKKISGILIENSIKSDGSIHSIVGLGLNVNQTNFEGLPKASSLAVITGQELDKEELLSAIVTQLKANVKESKQNPASLRQQFVDCLYKKDIPMPFTNQKEEKFMGIIQGISPIGKLQVLLEDDSVSEFDIKEIQMLY, from the coding sequence ATGAAACTAATCAAACTCGATGCCATAGATTCTACTAATGATTTTCTTAAGGGTATATCAGCTCAACAAGATCCAGAAAACTTTACAGTTGTTACTGCTGAAAACCAAACCAAAGGTAAGGGGCAAATGGGAGCTGTTTGGAATTCAGAAGTGGGTAAAAATCTAATAATGAGTGTATTAGTTAAAGACTTTTTAATTGAAATCAATGAAATTTTCAATTTAAATATAGCCGTATCTTTAGCTGTTATTACAACTCTTAAAAAGAATAACATTCCTGATTTGAGTATCAAATGGCCAAACGACATTCTGTCAGCCAATAAAAAAATTAGTGGAATATTGATTGAAAATAGCATTAAAAGTGACGGTTCTATACATTCAATTGTAGGTTTAGGATTAAATGTGAACCAAACTAATTTTGAGGGATTACCCAAAGCGTCTTCTTTGGCAGTAATAACAGGTCAAGAGTTGGACAAAGAGGAGTTGCTTTCAGCTATTGTAACTCAACTTAAAGCCAATGTGAAAGAGAGTAAACAAAATCCAGCTTCGTTACGTCAACAATTTGTAGACTGTTTATATAAAAAAGATATTCCAATGCCGTTTACGAATCAAAAAGAGGAAAAATTCATGGGAATTATCCAAGGTATATCTCCAATTGGGAAGTTGCAAGTTTTGTTAGAGGATGATTCGGTTTCCGAATTCGACATTAAAGAAATTCAAATGTTATACTAA
- the rsfS gene encoding ribosome silencing factor: MAKKTINNDALIANIIKGIEEVKGNDVDILDLREIDTAVCDYFIICNGTSNTQVNAIVSSIQKTVSKELKDKPWHVEGTDNAEWVLMDYVNVVVHVFQKHIREYYNIESLWGDAKITTIENKY, encoded by the coding sequence ATGGCGAAAAAGACTATAAATAATGATGCACTTATTGCAAACATTATCAAAGGAATCGAAGAGGTAAAAGGAAATGATGTTGATATCCTTGATTTAAGAGAAATAGATACCGCAGTTTGCGACTATTTTATTATCTGCAATGGAACTTCAAATACTCAGGTTAATGCAATTGTAAGTTCTATCCAAAAAACAGTTTCAAAAGAATTGAAAGACAAGCCTTGGCATGTTGAAGGAACAGACAATGCAGAATGGGTTTTGATGGACTATGTGAATGTGGTGGTGCATGTTTTCCAAAAACACATCCGTGAATATTACAATATTGAAAGCCTTTGGGGAGATGCAAAAATCACTACAATCGAAAACAAATACTAA
- the ftsH gene encoding ATP-dependent zinc metalloprotease FtsH has product MANNNPNKFKVSPWLVYAGILLIFLFISFATGGSNFEEPAQLTSSKFNNFLEKGQVEKVIVYNKSEAEVYLTAASLKDKTHAKVAKDVFDRPNAGPHYTLEIGNDQIFQNKLEKAVGEGKLKDFNFLQKSNWTDIFVSLLPIIIIIAVWIFIMRRMSGGGGGGGGQIFNIGKSKAKLFDEKTDIKTTFKDVAGLEGAKEEIQEIVEFLKNPEKYTNLGGKIPKGALLVGPPGTGKTLLAKAVAGEAQVPFFSLSGSDFVEMFVGVGASRVRDLFKQAKEKSPAIIFIDEIDAVGRARGKNNMSGGNDERENTLNQLLTEMDGFGTNSNVIVLAATNRADVLDKALMRAGRFDRQIFVDLPDIRERGEIFKVHLAPLKKVEGLDVDFLAKQTPGFSGADIANVCNEAALIAARNNKTAVDKQDFLDAVDRIIGGLEKKNKIVTPEEKKAIAIHEAGHATVSWMLEHAAPLIKVTIVPRGQSLGAAWYLPEERLIVRPDQMLDEMCATMGGRAAEKVIFNRISTGALSDLEKVTRQARAMVTVYGLNEKIGNVTYYDSSGQSEYSFSKPYSDETAKVIDEEISALIEGQYQRAIQILEENKEKLNQLADILIEKEVIFKDDLEAIFGKRSFDANLEEVVS; this is encoded by the coding sequence ATGGCGAATAATAATCCAAATAAATTTAAAGTTAGTCCTTGGTTAGTTTACGCAGGAATTCTTCTAATTTTTCTTTTCATCAGTTTTGCAACTGGAGGAAGTAATTTCGAAGAACCAGCACAATTAACATCGTCTAAATTCAACAATTTCCTAGAAAAGGGTCAGGTTGAAAAAGTGATTGTATACAATAAAAGTGAAGCAGAAGTCTATTTAACAGCTGCTTCTTTGAAAGATAAAACACATGCAAAAGTTGCCAAAGATGTTTTTGATCGTCCTAACGCAGGACCCCATTATACTTTAGAAATTGGAAACGATCAAATTTTTCAAAATAAATTAGAGAAAGCTGTTGGAGAAGGAAAGTTAAAAGATTTTAACTTCTTGCAAAAAAGCAATTGGACGGACATTTTTGTTAGTTTGTTACCAATAATAATCATCATAGCCGTTTGGATATTCATCATGAGAAGAATGTCAGGTGGCGGTGGCGGTGGCGGTGGCCAAATATTCAATATTGGCAAATCGAAAGCCAAACTATTTGACGAAAAAACAGATATCAAAACAACATTTAAAGATGTTGCTGGTTTAGAAGGGGCTAAAGAAGAGATTCAAGAAATTGTTGAATTCTTAAAAAACCCTGAAAAATACACTAATTTAGGAGGTAAAATCCCAAAAGGAGCGCTATTAGTAGGACCTCCAGGAACAGGTAAAACCTTATTGGCTAAAGCTGTAGCTGGTGAAGCTCAGGTGCCTTTCTTTTCATTATCAGGTTCTGATTTTGTTGAAATGTTTGTAGGGGTTGGAGCTTCTCGTGTAAGAGATTTGTTCAAACAAGCTAAAGAAAAATCGCCAGCTATTATCTTCATTGATGAGATCGATGCGGTAGGTAGAGCGAGAGGTAAAAATAATATGTCAGGTGGTAATGACGAACGTGAGAATACCTTGAATCAGTTGTTAACTGAGATGGATGGTTTTGGAACGAATTCGAATGTTATTGTACTAGCAGCTACCAACCGTGCTGACGTTTTAGACAAAGCGTTAATGCGTGCTGGACGTTTTGATAGACAAATTTTTGTAGACTTACCAGACATTCGCGAACGCGGAGAAATATTTAAAGTGCATTTAGCTCCTTTGAAAAAAGTAGAAGGATTAGACGTAGACTTTTTAGCAAAACAAACTCCTGGTTTCTCTGGCGCAGATATTGCTAATGTTTGTAATGAAGCGGCTTTGATTGCAGCAAGAAATAACAAAACTGCTGTTGACAAACAAGATTTCTTAGACGCCGTTGATAGAATCATAGGTGGTTTAGAAAAGAAAAATAAAATTGTAACTCCTGAGGAGAAAAAAGCAATTGCTATTCACGAAGCAGGTCACGCAACTGTAAGTTGGATGCTAGAACATGCTGCTCCGCTTATCAAAGTAACAATTGTACCAAGAGGACAAAGTTTAGGTGCTGCCTGGTATCTTCCTGAAGAACGTTTAATCGTTCGTCCAGATCAAATGTTAGACGAAATGTGTGCTACCATGGGCGGAAGAGCAGCTGAAAAGGTGATTTTTAACAGAATTTCTACAGGTGCATTGAGTGATTTAGAAAAAGTGACTCGTCAAGCGAGAGCTATGGTAACTGTTTATGGTTTGAATGAAAAAATTGGAAATGTTACCTATTACGATTCTTCTGGACAAAGTGAATACAGTTTTTCTAAGCCGTATTCTGATGAAACTGCCAAAGTAATTGATGAGGAAATCTCAGCATTAATCGAAGGTCAATACCAAAGAGCAATTCAAATATTAGAAGAAAACAAAGAGAAACTAAACCAATTAGCTGATATTCTAATCGAAAAAGAAGTTATTTTTAAAGATGATTTGGAAGCTATTTTTGGTAAACGAAGTTTTGATGCAAACCTAGAGGAAGTAGTTTCTTAA
- a CDS encoding lactate utilization protein B/C has product MSLFKKFFGSNNPSSDEDKDNEQSQFLPEVTLAVDEAFIYHFKKNGGKFIYCENKSEVSEQFENILEENDWYENEVLCFDTNLFHLLEENKLPFENPANPTFLLASCENLIADEGSILFSSKQIKQLKPDVLPLNIIVIATTSQILGTKSDGLSAIKKKYERDYPTNITTIKYFEKAKEEDFTQYGSSAKNLYLLLLEDL; this is encoded by the coding sequence ATGAGTCTTTTTAAAAAATTTTTTGGTTCTAATAATCCTTCCTCAGATGAGGATAAAGACAACGAACAAAGTCAATTTTTACCTGAAGTAACTTTGGCTGTTGACGAGGCATTTATCTACCATTTCAAAAAAAATGGAGGGAAATTTATTTATTGCGAAAATAAGTCAGAAGTATCTGAACAGTTTGAAAATATTCTTGAAGAGAATGATTGGTATGAAAATGAAGTATTGTGTTTTGATACTAATTTATTCCACCTTTTAGAAGAAAACAAATTACCTTTCGAAAACCCTGCTAACCCAACATTTTTACTTGCTAGCTGTGAAAATTTAATCGCTGATGAAGGTTCTATATTATTTTCATCAAAGCAAATTAAACAACTAAAACCGGATGTTTTGCCTTTAAACATTATTGTAATTGCAACTACTAGCCAAATTCTTGGTACTAAAAGTGATGGTTTAAGTGCTATAAAAAAGAAATACGAAAGAGACTACCCTACCAATATAACAACCATAAAATACTTCGAAAAAGCTAAGGAAGAAGACTTTACACAATATGGAAGTTCAGCTAAGAATCTATATCTATTGCTTCTAGAAGATCTTTAA